Part of the Streptomyces sp. NBC_01264 genome, CCTTCACCCTGCCCGACGCGGACGGCAACGCGATCTCGCTCGCCGACCACAAGGGCCGCAAGGTCATCGTCTACTTCTACCCGGCCGCGCTGACGCCGGGCTGCACGAAGCAGGCCTGCGACTTCACGGACAACCTGGCGGTCCTGGCCACGGCCGACTACGACGTCATCGGCGTCTCGCCCGACAAGCCGGAGAAGCTGGCGAAGTTCCGCGAGCAGGAACACCTGAAGGTCACCCTGGTCGGCGACCCCTCGAAGGAGGTCCTGACGGCGTACGGGGCGTTCGGCGAGAAGAAGCTGTACGGCAAGACCGTCACCGGGGTCATCCGCTCCACGGTGATCGTCGACGAGGAGGGCAAGGTCGAACGCGCCCTCTACAACGTCAAGGCCACGGGCCACGTAGCCAAGATCATCAAGGACCTGGGCATCTGACCCCGCCCCCTCCTCCCGGACCGGCCCGCACCCACCCGGTGCGGGCCGCTCTGCTTGCCGGACGAATCCAGCCGTAACCGTCCGACTATCGGTCCGTTACTCCGTACGAGGGCCGCACGCGCGGCCGACACGGAGGGGACCATGGCCGACCCGTACGACCGAGGCACACTGACCGCTGCCGTCGCCGACTCCAAGGACTGGGCCGACCTCATGCGGCGACTCCACCTCAAGGAGAGCGGCGGGCGGCGGCGCACGCTCCAGCAGAAAGTCGCCCTCTTCGGGATCGACAGCAGCCACTTCACGAAGCGCAGCCCGTGGCGCAAGTACCCGGACGAGGCGATAGCGGCGGCCGCCGAGTCATCCGGCACGCCGCGCGAGGTGGCCCTCAAGCTCGGCATACGCCCTGCCACCGGAGCCCTGTCGCACATCGTCCGGCGCATGACGGCAGCGGGCATCGACACGAGCCACTTCACAGGCATGCGGCGCGAGGTGACCGAACCGCCGTTCACCTCAACCGAGCTCTCCGAAGCAGCAGCCTGCGCCGACAGCATCCGCGGTACGGCTCGCGCACTGGGCATGGCCGACGACAGCCGGTCCCGATCCGCTCTCGGGAGAATGCTCCGGACCTACGGCATCGACACCACACACTTCCGCAACTCCCGGCTGACCATTGCCGAGGAACAAGCGGCGCCCCTGGGCATCCGGCGCAGCGGTGACACCGAGAGCCGTCACACCCGACACCCTCAAGGTCCTCCCAGAGGGGTCCGCCCGGCTGAACCGACCCCGCCTCCACCGCGCACTCCAGGAGGTCGGAGTTCCATGCACCTGCGCGACCTGCGGGAACCCCGGCGAATGGCTAGGGCGTCCGATCACGCTCCACATCGACCACATCAACGGGGACTGGCGCGACAACCGGCGCGTAAACCTCCGCTACCTGCGCCCCAACTGCCATGCGCTGACCGACACCTGGTGCCGCGGGGGCCGCGGTCGCAATGGTGTCGCCCGCCAGAGCCGGGCAGTCGTACACTAGCCGCAGCCGGCCAAGCCCGATGTCCGAATTGACCGGTTAGTCGCGGTCGTGGTGGAATTGGCCTACACGCAACTTTTAGGTAGTTGTGGGAGAAATCCCTTGAGGGTTCGAGTCCCTCCGACCGCACGTACACGAAGGCCCCCCTGCGCAGCCGCGTAGGGGGCCTTCGGCGTTGTCCGGGGCGCGTCAGCCCAACAGCTCCCGCACCGCCGGGACCAGGGCTCGGAAGGCCTGGCCTCGGTGGGAGATGGCGTTCTTTTCCGCCGCCGTGAGTTCCGCGCAGGTTCGGGACTCGCCGAGGGGCTGGAGGATCGGGTCGTAGCCGAAGCCGCCCGTGCCCGCCGGGGTGTGGCGCAGGGTGCCCAGGAGGCGGCCCTCGACCACGCGTTCCGTGCCGTCGGGGAGGGCGAGGGCGGCCGCGCAGAAGAAGTGGGCTCCGCGGTGGGGGGAGTCGATGTCACCGAGTTGGGCCAGGAGGAGCGCGAGGTTCGCGGCGTCGTCGCCGTGGGCGCCGGCCCAGCGGGCCGAGAAGATGCCCGGGGCGCCGTTGAGGACGTCCACGCAAAGGCCCGAGTCGTCCGCGACGGCCGGCAGGCCGGTGGCCTGGGCCAGGGCGTGCGCCTTGAGGAGGGCGTTCTCGGCGAAGGTGACGCCGGTCTCCTTGGCGTCCGGGA contains:
- the bcp gene encoding thioredoxin-dependent thiol peroxidase, yielding MSERLEPGDIAPAFTLPDADGNAISLADHKGRKVIVYFYPAALTPGCTKQACDFTDNLAVLATADYDVIGVSPDKPEKLAKFREQEHLKVTLVGDPSKEVLTAYGAFGEKKLYGKTVTGVIRSTVIVDEEGKVERALYNVKATGHVAKIIKDLGI
- the rdgB gene encoding RdgB/HAM1 family non-canonical purine NTP pyrophosphatase, giving the protein MTSTQPSRLILATRNAGKVTELHDILSAAGLPLELVGADAYPEIPDAKETGVTFAENALLKAHALAQATGLPAVADDSGLCVDVLNGAPGIFSARWAGAHGDDAANLALLLAQLGDIDSPHRGAHFFCAAALALPDGTERVVEGRLLGTLRHTPAGTGGFGYDPILQPLGESRTCAELTAAEKNAISHRGQAFRALVPAVRELLG